From the Sphingobacteruim zhuxiongii genome, the window ACTAGGGGCAGTGCTAATGACTGCTGTTTCTGTAAACTCGGGTTCTTCTTGTTTTAAATCTTGCCCAGGTATCGCCGGAATGTCAATCTTTGAAACAAACATCCTAAAGGAGGGAACGACGTTTTCGAGTCCATCCATTTCATTCTTCATATAGAAGTAGATAGGTCTGGATAATCCGCCAAATATTTCGTCCTGACCATCTCTTTTGAAATTAGAAAGGACGCGATAGACATTATCTTTATTTGGTAAGCCTTGTTCATAGCTGAGTTCAAAACTTACATAGCGGTAGATAACCCAACAAGAGCTAATACCAATCGTTAAACCAAGAATGTTGAGAAACGTGAAAAGTTTGTTTCTTTTCAAGTGTCGAAGACTGTTTTTAAAAGATAACCACATGTCTATTCATATTTAGTAATTTGTCTAGCGCATCTGGGTAGCGGATAAAATATCTACAGCATGCTTTACGCTAAGGCAAGTATTTATCAATTTGTTATTCGTTCAGCCTATCGTGACACAATCATTTATAGGGCGAACAATTAGAATCGAACTCCTTTTAATTTCTTATTCGTCTCTAAGGCTATTTATCGGATTTGCAATAGCGGCTTTTATCGATTGATAGCTAATGGTTAAAATTGCTATTAAGATCGAAGTGAATGCTGTGATTGCAAATATCTCCCAGCTGATGGAGATACGATAAGCGTAACTGCTTAAGTAAGTATTCATCGCCCAATAAGCTATTGGGAATGCGATGAGACATGCAATTATTACTAGAATGATAAATTCTTTGGACAGCATGCTAGTTACAGAGAAAATTGATGCCCCCAAAACCTTACGAATTCCAATTTCTTTAGTTTTATTCTCGGCCATAAATGCCGATAATCCAAATAAGCCTAGGCAGGAGATAAAGATGGTTAAACTAGCAAACAAGGATGCCAATTGACCGGTTTTTTCTGATTCATCAAATTTCTTTGCGTAGTCATCATCAACAAATGCATACTCAAAGGGATAATCTGGATTGTACTTCTTTAAGATAGCTTCTGTTTTATCCAAAGCTTCTCGGGTATGTATTTCCGGTTTAAATTTGATATGTGTTATGGCGAGCATGCCTTTCGCTCCCTCTATAATCAAAGGTGCTATTGGATCATACGGCGATTCTTGAATAAAATCTTTAATCACGCCAATGACCTGGAAAGATTGACTGCCGTCTTTTATAATTTGCCCAATCGGATCTTTAAAACCAATTTCCTTAGCTGCAGTTTCGTTAATAATAGCTCCAGCCGAGTCTGTGGGGTATTTGCTGAGGTCGAAGTCTCTTCCTTTAATGAGTTCTAATCCCATTGTTTCAACAAGTTTATCATCTGCCGCCGAGCGATTGAAAATAACTGTATTATCCTTTAATTTTCCCGCCCATTCAAAGCCATTACTATTGCTCCGACGTTGTGTGATGGGAGACATCGTACGTGTTACACTACTTGCGATTCCCTGTTCAAGTAACTCTTGTTTGATAGACTTAAAGTTTTTTTGGAAGTCACCCTGCTCAATTGTAAACATTAAACGTTCTTTATTAAAACCGACTTCCCGATCTTGAGCATATTGGATTTGCTTACGAATTACAATTGTGCTAACGATAAGTACAATAGCAATGACAAATTGGCTTACAACGAGCACTTTTCGCGTACTAAACTTATTTACTTTGAATACAAATTTCCCCTTAAGAACGCGTATGGGTTTGAACGAAGAAAGAAAGAAAGCAGGATAGCTCCCCGCTATAAGTCCGGTAACAACAATAAACAGTATCATTGCCATCCAAAAGAATAAACTGCTATAGGGGATTGTTAGGGTACGGTCGACGAGCTGAGAATAGCTAGGGAGCGCAAGAAATACAATAATTAAAGCGAGTACCCCAGCAATACTAGAGAGCAGAATGGATTCTGACAGAAACTGTTTGATTAGCGAAGCTTTCCCAGCACCTACAACCTTACGAATTCCAACTTCTTTGGCTCTTTTCTCACTTTGCGCAGTACTTAAATTCATGAAATTAATACATGCTATTAATAAAATGAAAGCTGCGATAAGGATAAAAACGCGAACCGTATCAATACGACCACCAACTAATACGCCATTTTCGTATGTTCTATATAAGTGAAAGTCTGATAAGGCATTAATGACATTGTCGGCGTTAGTTTCTGTGTGTTTTTTCAAGAAACCTGTCATATTTCTCCCAAATTGGTCTGCGTTCGTACCTTCTTTCAAAAGTACAAAGGTTTGCAGGGTATTGTTATTCCATTCAACGTTCGATGGATAGCGGGCGTCGAGGTATTTCATTGATAAAAAATAACTCGTTTTATTGTACATGCTATTCGAGGGAATGTCTGTAAGTACCGCAGAAACGGTAAATTGCTCATCCTTGTTACGCTTGATTATCTTGCCAACAACATCAGTGCTCTTAAATAGTTTAATTGCCAATTCTTCGGTGATAACAATATTATTGAGGTTGGAGAGCGCAGTTTTTATATCCCCTGAAATAACATCATAATTGAAGAGTTTAAAGAACTGTTCGTCTGCATAAAGTCCTTTTTCTTTGTTTAATTTGTTTTCTCCGACCGTTAATAGATCTTCTCCAGCATTCTCGACACGAACCGCATGTTCGACTTCGGGAAACTCGGTTTCTAGTGCTCGCGCCATAACGCGTGGAGTCCAGAACCATACTTGTATTTTTTCACCCCATGCAGCTTTGTTTCCAATTACATAGATGCGATCTAAAAATTGATGCTGACGATCAAAAGTGACTTCACTACGAACCCAAAGCATAATCAAGATTGCAGCGGCCATACCGATAGCTAATCCAGTAATATTGATGACAGTGAATCCTCTATTCTTTTTTAGGTTTCGAAAGGCTATTTTAAACATGATAAATATTCTTAGGAGTAAGACAATAGATCTTAAATATTCAACTAAACAACGGAGGATGTTTCTAAAATTACCTGCCCATCCAGCATCCGAATTACACGGTCAGCAAACTTAGCATCATGTTCCGAGTGAGTTACCATAACGATAGTTGTTCCGGCTTCATTGAGTTCGGTCAGGAGTTGCATAACTTCATTACCATTGCTAGAGTCTAGGTTACCCGTGGGCTCATCGGCAAGAATAAGTTTCGGATTATTAACTACCGCACGTGCAACAGCAACACGCTGTTGTTGACCTCCTGAAAGTTGCTGTGGAAAGTGGTTTCTACGATGCATAATTTGTACTTTCTCAAGCACTTCTTCCACACGCTTCTTGCGTTCTGCAGCAGGTACATTCGTGTAAACTAAGGGAAGTTCCACGTTTTCGAAAACAGTTAATTCATCAATCAAATTGAACGATTGGAATACAAATCCAATGTTGTGCTTCCGCAAATCGGAACGCTTATTTTCCTTAAATTTTGCGACTTCAATATTGTTAAATAGATAGCTACCCTCATCTAAATCATCTAATAGACCGACAATATTTAACAATGTTGATTTTCCGCAGCCAGAAGGGCCCATGACAGCCACAAATTCGCCCTCTTTCACATGTATGTTCACATCGTTAAGCGCTACTGTTTCCACTTCCTCGGTGCGATAGAATTTCTGTAGGTTAGTTATCTTGATCATATGGTCTTAATAATTATCGTTATTAGTTTTAAAAAAGTCTTTGCAGACTGCCACCTTGGTTAGGGAGTAAGGCAGCAGTTGCATTGACCTCTACTGTTTTATTTTTAATTCTTGAATCTTATCGTACGTTTCATAACTTGAAATGACGACTTTATCACCTGGCTTTAGACCGCCTAAGACTTCATAGTATTCGGGGTTTTGTCGACCTAGTTGAATGTCCGTACGATAGGCTGTGTTGCCGGCTTTATCCAATTTGAAAATCCAGTTGCCGCCAGTTAGTTGATTAAAGCCACCTTTTGCTAGCAATACGGCCTTGGTTTTATCACTCAAAGCCAAGCGAATAGGGAGGGTTTGACCGCGACGAATACTCTCCGGCCTTGCGCCTATAAATTCCATATCGACTAGAAAGCGACCATCTTTAACCTGTGTGTAGACTTTCTTTATACGTATTTCATAGGGTTTATCATCAATACTAAATTGTCCTTTCAAATCAGGAAAAATACGGTTGATATAATGCTCATCAATCTCTGCACGGACTTTAAAGCCAGTCAGCACATCAATTTGCCCCAAACGTTCGCCAGCTGTTTTGTTTTGCCCAATCTCTGCATCAAATGACGTTAATTGACCATCTACAGGTGCTCTTAGGATTAAATCACCAACTTTTTGGCGCATTAACTGTAAGGCGCTTTGCGTACGCTTATAGGTTTCGCGGTCTTGACTTAGTTTCTGTGCATTGGAAACTTCATCCTGTTTAACAATTTGATTGGTCAAACCAACTCGCTCTTTTTGATAATTGAATTCATTCAAAGATTTTTGATATTCCTGCGAACCTATAGCTTTTTCCGAAAGCAGTTTTTTATTTAAGTTGTATACACGTTCCGATTCTTTCAGTGCCTGTTCTACATCCGCCATTTGGTTGCGGTTATTTATTGTCGCTTGTTGTGCGCTGGTCTGTGCGATCTGAGCTTGCGTCAATAGGTTTAAAACCTGGGTCTCCTGATTAATTAAACTAAGTTCTAAATCGGTATTTGATAGTCGCATTATGGGATCTCCTTTTCTCAAATGTGCGCCATCCTCTACATATTTCTCTTCTACGCGCCCGCCAACCGAGGCATCTAAATAGATGCTGCTAATTGGAAGAACTGTTCCATTGATTGGTATAAATTCTTGAAAGGTATCTTCTTTAACTTCAAAGATGGAAATACGTTCTGCTTCCACGTTTAGTTTGCTGTTTCCGCTAGTGTAATAATAACTAGCACCGATTAAGCCAACTAATGCAATCACGCCGCCAACCGTTAAGATCCGCTTGGTATTCCATGTCTTCTGTTTAATTGGTCTGTCCATTTATTTTTAATCTTTATACAAGATGCATAGATAAGGTTGTGCCAAAATCGTAATACGTTGTAAATCAACGCATGTCCGCTAAGAATCCTGATTGTACTGTTCGCTAATGGACAGTTGTTGTGCGATGCTGAACAGGTTTGCCACGGTATCTGTGTCATTAACTTTTAAAAATCTGCAATAACTGGTTTTTATTCGCTGTTCGAAGCCTGTTCGACTACAAAAGATGATGATGCAAAGACACCGATCATACGGAGAGAACAATTGATGCGGTTGAAATAACTTGTCTACGTGTAATTTAAATACAGTATCGGATATTTAAAATCTTCTTGTGTTCGATAAACGTTCATTCTAGCAGATTAGGATCAAAATACGTCTATCGGGAATCTAAAATGTTCGCTACCGAACACTTTCCTGTTCGACTCCGAACAGTTGTTTGTTTATTTAGAGTGTAATGAATTGTAAATCAGTGTTTAAAATATTTGGCATAAGCTATGGAATGCTTATGAAAATTAAATTCATGAAATACATAACCATCTATTTATATATCGTAACAATTTGTTGTTGTTTAGTTAGCAATCTTAAGGGGCAGACTCGCACACTGTCCCTTTCGGATTGCATTAAGCTGGCAATAGAGAATAACCCGACTTTATTACGTTCGGAGTTGAATTTGAATCGAGCAGATTTAAGACATAAACAGGCTCAGTATGATCGATTGCCTCAAGTTAATGGTGGCGCATCACATGAATTAAGTCAAGGTAGAAGCATTGACCCGACGACCAATCAGTACGTTGATCGAAACAATAGTTATGGGAATCAGTATTTGAGTGCAAATGTTCCCATTTTTAACGGTTTTTCTATTTTACATAATATTCGTCGCAGCGCCAATGCAAAGGAGGCCGGGAAGTTGGAGTTTGAAGGAGAGCGAAATGAATTGAAATTAGATGTTATCGAGGCCTACTTGAAAGTTTTAACGGCGCAAGATATGTTAACCCAAGTTGAAGGTCAAATAGCAGTAACGAATGAACAATTGCATCGGCACGAAGTACTTAACAGAGAAGGTGCCGTAGCGCCAGGCGACCTGTATGATATTAAAGGGCAATATAGCAGTGATTTGAACACCTTAGAACAAACTAAGCAGTCGCTAAACGACGCTAAACTCGGACTAGCGAGTCTTTTGAATCTAGCGGTTAAGGATTTACCTGAATTGGAACAACTGGAACGATCGGCTGCTGCAACAAGCTATAATGCGGATGATTTGTTCCAATCTTCGTTAACGGTATTGCCTCAATTTCGTGCGCTTGATTGGCGGAGAAAGGA encodes:
- a CDS encoding TolC family protein; its protein translation is MKYITIYLYIVTICCCLVSNLKGQTRTLSLSDCIKLAIENNPTLLRSELNLNRADLRHKQAQYDRLPQVNGGASHELSQGRSIDPTTNQYVDRNNSYGNQYLSANVPIFNGFSILHNIRRSANAKEAGKLEFEGERNELKLDVIEAYLKVLTAQDMLTQVEGQIAVTNEQLHRHEVLNREGAVAPGDLYDIKGQYSSDLNTLEQTKQSLNDAKLGLASLLNLAVKDLPELEQLERSAAATSYNADDLFQSSLTVLPQFRALDWRRKEMEESVKVAKSAYFPSLSLGGGLGSNYSKDGGDAFNQIKNNLRKSVSVSLSIPIFNRFATRTQVRLAQLDVDDAALNKQVLENQLRQETAKAVFDLRAAQTNVQNLKEQAQSYEEAFRIANVHFEAGNSNSVIYLMAKNKLDNTRSQLVIKQYEWLLQKYINDYYAGALDL
- a CDS encoding ABC transporter ATP-binding protein, which encodes MIKITNLQKFYRTEEVETVALNDVNIHVKEGEFVAVMGPSGCGKSTLLNIVGLLDDLDEGSYLFNNIEVAKFKENKRSDLRKHNIGFVFQSFNLIDELTVFENVELPLVYTNVPAAERKKRVEEVLEKVQIMHRRNHFPQQLSGGQQQRVAVARAVVNNPKLILADEPTGNLDSSNGNEVMQLLTELNEAGTTIVMVTHSEHDAKFADRVIRMLDGQVILETSSVV
- a CDS encoding ABC transporter permease: MFKIAFRNLKKNRGFTVINITGLAIGMAAAILIMLWVRSEVTFDRQHQFLDRIYVIGNKAAWGEKIQVWFWTPRVMARALETEFPEVEHAVRVENAGEDLLTVGENKLNKEKGLYADEQFFKLFNYDVISGDIKTALSNLNNIVITEELAIKLFKSTDVVGKIIKRNKDEQFTVSAVLTDIPSNSMYNKTSYFLSMKYLDARYPSNVEWNNNTLQTFVLLKEGTNADQFGRNMTGFLKKHTETNADNVINALSDFHLYRTYENGVLVGGRIDTVRVFILIAAFILLIACINFMNLSTAQSEKRAKEVGIRKVVGAGKASLIKQFLSESILLSSIAGVLALIIVFLALPSYSQLVDRTLTIPYSSLFFWMAMILFIVVTGLIAGSYPAFFLSSFKPIRVLKGKFVFKVNKFSTRKVLVVSQFVIAIVLIVSTIVIRKQIQYAQDREVGFNKERLMFTIEQGDFQKNFKSIKQELLEQGIASSVTRTMSPITQRRSNSNGFEWAGKLKDNTVIFNRSAADDKLVETMGLELIKGRDFDLSKYPTDSAGAIINETAAKEIGFKDPIGQIIKDGSQSFQVIGVIKDFIQESPYDPIAPLIIEGAKGMLAITHIKFKPEIHTREALDKTEAILKKYNPDYPFEYAFVDDDYAKKFDESEKTGQLASLFASLTIFISCLGLFGLSAFMAENKTKEIGIRKVLGASIFSVTSMLSKEFIILVIIACLIAFPIAYWAMNTYLSSYAYRISISWEIFAITAFTSILIAILTISYQSIKAAIANPINSLRDE
- a CDS encoding efflux RND transporter periplasmic adaptor subunit, coding for MDRPIKQKTWNTKRILTVGGVIALVGLIGASYYYTSGNSKLNVEAERISIFEVKEDTFQEFIPINGTVLPISSIYLDASVGGRVEEKYVEDGAHLRKGDPIMRLSNTDLELSLINQETQVLNLLTQAQIAQTSAQQATINNRNQMADVEQALKESERVYNLNKKLLSEKAIGSQEYQKSLNEFNYQKERVGLTNQIVKQDEVSNAQKLSQDRETYKRTQSALQLMRQKVGDLILRAPVDGQLTSFDAEIGQNKTAGERLGQIDVLTGFKVRAEIDEHYINRIFPDLKGQFSIDDKPYEIRIKKVYTQVKDGRFLVDMEFIGARPESIRRGQTLPIRLALSDKTKAVLLAKGGFNQLTGGNWIFKLDKAGNTAYRTDIQLGRQNPEYYEVLGGLKPGDKVVISSYETYDKIQELKIKQ